TGCAAACTGTTTTCCATGTTGCATGAGACTTACTCTTTTTGTCCATCCTCTTTGATCTTCTGTTCTACTGCCTGCAGGGCTGCAGCCAGTGAGGCACTGGTCTCCTCTATCTTCTGGTGCACTGCATCTGCTGTCACAACCCCGGCGACCAATGCTGATCCAGTTGAACTGTCCATGGACACCCCACTAATTGAGGAGCGAGGAGGTTTTACAGGTGGGGGTGTAGGGGTGGGGGTTGGGGGAGTTTGGGGCGTTTGTGGAGTTTGAGGTGTCTGTGGAGTGTGAGGGGACTGGGGTGTGTGAGGCGTCTGCACAATCAAGGCTGGTGGGGTTGTAGCCTTGACAGGGTGGTTGGTCTGGGCAGAGGCTGTACTAGCCATTCTGGTGACAGTCTGTTTGGCTGGAGAAGGTGTGGGAGTGGGATTAGGTGTTGCATTTAAAGACTGAAGAACATTTTTTGATGGTTTTGGAGCTGTGGGAGGGGGTGTAGGTTTTGGTGAAATCGGAGGAGGTACTTTTTTTCCTTCAACTGTAAAGAGAAGAGaatagagatagagagagagagagatgggaaGAGACACTGACTGAGCTGACTTTGATTCAACAGAGTAAACACTACAGGGGTCTACGGGATACTCACATAATTGTGTAAAGACAGGGCAAGTGAAAGGGCCGCACTGTGTAGTACCTGGGCTGCCAGGTGCCCCAGCTGGTCCAGGAAAGGGGGCTTTCTTGGTGATGGCAGCTGTTGGTCCCTGCTTCTTCATGTGCTGGGCCAGAACAGGTTTGGGAGACACTGGAGGTTTGACAGACTTGCGAGGGGTACTTTCTGTGACATGGCCTTCCAGGTCGGCACTGTCTCGACGGGGCGAGTTCTCAGGATGTTCTTGGGGCCTTGGCTGCTCTGAAACAGTCACATCTGACGCAGGACGCCTTTTAATTGTGCCTGTCCCATTCTCATATGGTACAGGCATCTGTCCATCTTGAAGTTCCTCTGCATCTTTGTCTTTGCTCTTGGGACGGCGCTTAACTGTGTTTGACTCTGTGAGATGGAACTTGGTGCCATTTGGTTGGTGCCTGGTGGTCTGGACACTCCTTTTCAATGAGGCTGTGGAATCGGCACGAGAAAGATCTTCATGGGGTAAAGAATATGAAATTTCTAGGCCTTCTTCAGCCTCGTCCTTTCCTTGTCTAGGTCTTTGTTTGATAGTGAGATTTCCATCTTCAGCAAATGGAAGATTCTCAGCGGAACTCCCACTAGAACTAGGCTGGGCTTCAGTGCATTGTCTGTCCTGAATTAACTCTGGTCCTCGCTTAGCAGCTGCTACTAAATCAGTCACAGGTCCACTAATGGTCCTGCGGCGGTTCACTACTTCCCCATCTAGTCCAATGGCATCACGTTGCTTTGCTCCTGAACCCACCTGTAGAGAAAAAGCCATGATTTACAGCACCATATAAtggacatttttataaaaaaaagcacTATGACAACAAACTTACCTGCAGATAGTGACCAGCAGATTTCTGCAAAGCGAGACCCTTTGCACCTCCACCAATAGAGGACATTTCTAACATGGCTGCAATGCTTCTCACACTACCTGCACTGCCTGTGTCTACAGTGCCACCCAGGTCACTGGCACGCCTTTGTGGTTGATAGGGAATATCCAGAAGAGGTCCACTGTTAGTCTCCTTGGGCACTTCTGTCAGATTACTACTGGAGCTTGAGATGGCTGAACTAGATCGTttaggaggaggtggaggaggaccCTTCTTTTTTTGTCTGAGTGCAAAAGACTGGCTTCGGTTGACATTCTTGTCTGCCTGTCCCTTCATTGAGTTGCTGCGACCCACCCTAGGCTGTACTGTAGCATATTTTCCTCCTGAATCAGGCACATTCAGCTCATCCCGCTCCTGCTCACCATCAGACACAGCATAGCGATTTAGGCTATGGGCACGTTTTTTAGGCAGACCATACTCATCACAAGCTTCATCGCCATCTGGTGGCAGGCACAAGAGTGGCACTGAAACAGCAGGTCCTTGGGGAGGAGCTTCTATTGATTCAACAGGCTGGGCAGCAGGGTGTGGATGGGACCTTTGAGTTGGGGATTGCGGGTGACCACGAGGTGTTATAGGTTTTTCTGTTTGCTGGACAATCTGCGGACTAGGTTTCGGTTTTCCTGGGGGGTTGCTTGTTGTCTGTGAGGCGGGAGGCTTTGTTTTGGTGGGCGTTTGAGGTGGAGTATAGGGAGGACCTGTACCTTGGGGATAAGACTGACGTGGTTTTGGCTGCGATGATGAAACATTTCTCTGTCCTCCCTGGCTGCTCTGTCGCATGGTACGTGCCTCCTTTTTGGGTGGTCCACTATGCTCTTCTGTGTCTCGGCTCTTATTAATGCTGTTCTCATGCAGACTGCGTGCTCTGTGCTGTGGGCCACTGTTGGTTCTGACCTCTGTGCCATCCTGCACATCAGCAGGGCGCGTAAGAGCTGCCTGTAACTCCCCGCTCAGTTCACTGTCCTGGAAAGTGCTCATTTTAGGGGACATACACTCTCCACTGTCATGGGGTGGGCTCTCAATAGCCATTACTTCCTGAGCAGCTGGAGGCTTTTTGCGCAATGTATTACGACCATCAGATGCCTTCTTGATCTCTGCCAGCTTCTTCACTGCAAGCATTAGCTTCTTCTGGTGTCCTAGGAAAATTTGGTCAGAG
This portion of the Danio rerio strain Tuebingen ecotype United States chromosome 3, GRCz12tu, whole genome shotgun sequence genome encodes:
- the caskin1 gene encoding caskin-1 isoform X2; its protein translation is MGKDQELLQAVKTEDLMTVQKLLQRPKPGKAKLLGSAKRVNVNFQDTDGFSPLHHAALNGNVEVISLLLDSQALVDIRDQKGMRPLHYAAWQGKSEPMKLLLKSGSSVNGQSDEGQIPLHLAAQHGHYDVSEMLLQHQSNPCIVDNAGKTPLDLACEFGRVGVVQLLLNSNMCAALLEPKPGDSTDPNGTSPLHLAAKNGHIDIIRLLIQAGIDINRQTKAGTALHEAALCGKTDVVRLLLDSGINAAVRNTYSQTALDIVYQFTATQASREIKQMLRDASAALQVRALKDYCNNYDLTSLNIKAGDVITVLEQHSDGRWKGCIHDNRTGNDRVGYFPSSMVEVISKRPGAAGKRGQQAGSWSTVTCTQQYQKIQLCAPVCGPVSPAVAMVNGDSYHEIHILPPPPPPPPHSHLPLFTSFGYNRSPNTPEEPHSGQEAKNDQDLASSRGSESSPHGSPTPAGGPQGGSSEEIWVLRKPVAGGDRSSVGSSGSVASARSSGSGQSAGSTSILHAQAEGVKLLATVLSQSAKAKEHLLEQTKSLDHPSHASSNKGPSSRSQSLSSCPLHEQPYGEAVSQRKGEAPPEGKSSEAVIEWLSEFQLQVYAPNFINAGYDIPTISRMTPEDLTAIGVTKPGHRKKITSEINKISVNEWLPDQKPASLGEWLAMIGLSQYHQVLVQNGYENIDFITDITWEDLQEIGITKLGHQKKLMLAVKKLAEIKKASDGRNTLRKKPPAAQEVMAIESPPHDSGECMSPKMSTFQDSELSGELQAALTRPADVQDGTEVRTNSGPQHRARSLHENSINKSRDTEEHSGPPKKEARTMRQSSQGGQRNVSSSQPKPRQSYPQGTGPPYTPPQTPTKTKPPASQTTSNPPGKPKPSPQIVQQTEKPITPRGHPQSPTQRSHPHPAAQPVESIEAPPQGPAVSVPLLCLPPDGDEACDEYGLPKKRAHSLNRYAVSDGEQERDELNVPDSGGKYATVQPRVGRSNSMKGQADKNVNRSQSFALRQKKKGPPPPPPKRSSSAISSSSSNLTEVPKETNSGPLLDIPYQPQRRASDLGGTVDTGSAGSVRSIAAMLEMSSIGGGAKGLALQKSAGHYLQVGSGAKQRDAIGLDGEVVNRRRTISGPVTDLVAAAKRGPELIQDRQCTEAQPSSSGSSAENLPFAEDGNLTIKQRPRQGKDEAEEGLEISYSLPHEDLSRADSTASLKRSVQTTRHQPNGTKFHLTESNTVKRRPKSKDKDAEELQDGQMPVPYENGTGTIKRRPASDVTVSEQPRPQEHPENSPRRDSADLEGHVTESTPRKSVKPPVSPKPVLAQHMKKQGPTAAITKKAPFPGPAGAPGSPGTTQCGPFTCPVFTQLFEGKKVPPPISPKPTPPPTAPKPSKNVLQSLNATPNPTPTPSPAKQTVTRMASTASAQTNHPVKATTPPALIVQTPHTPQSPHTPQTPQTPQTPQTPPTPTPTPPPVKPPRSSISGVSMDSSTGSALVAGVVTADAVHQKIEETSASLAAALQAVEQKIKEDGQKDSIAENKSTVSILDDIGSMFDDLADQLDAMLE
- the caskin1 gene encoding caskin-1 isoform X11; protein product: MGKDQELLQAVKTEDLMTVQKLLQRPKPGKAKLLGSAKRVNVNFQDTDGFSPLHHAALNGNVEVISLLLDSQALVDIRDQKGMRPLHYAAWQGKSEPMKLLLKSGSSVNGQSDEGQIPLHLAAQHGHYDVSEMLLQHQSNPCIVDNAGKTPLDLACEFGRVGVVQLLLNSNMCAALLEPKPGDSTDPNGTSPLHLAAKNGHIDIIRLLIQAGIDINRQTKAGTALHEAALCGKTDVVRLLLDSGINAAVRNTYSQTALDIVYQFTATQASREIKQMLRDASAALQVRALKDYCNNYDLTSLNIKAGDVITVLEQHSDGRWKGCIHDNRTGNDRVGYFPSSMVEVISKRPGAAGKRGQQAGSWSTVTCTQQYQKIQLCAPVCGPVSPAVAMVNGDSYHEIHILPPPPPPPPHSHLPLFTSFGYNRSPNTPEEPHSGQEAKNDQDLASSRGSESSPHGSPTPAGGPQGGSSEEIWVLRKPVAGGDRSSVGSSGSVASARSSGSGQSAGSTSILHAQAEGVKLLATVLSQSAKAKEHLLEQTKSLDHPSHASSNKGPSSRSQSLSSCPLHEQPYGEAVSQRKGEAPPEGKDLTAIGVTKPGHRKKITSEINKISVNEWLPDQKPASLGEWLAMIGLSQYHQVLVQNGYENIDFITDITWEDLQEIGITKLGHQKKLMLAVKKLAEIKKASDGRNTLRKKPPAAQEVMAIESPPHDSGECMSPKMSTFQDSELSGELQAALTRPADVQDGTEVRTNSGPQHRARSLHENSINKSRDTEEHSGPPKKEARTMRQSSQGGQRNVSSSQPKPRQSYPQGTGPPYTPPQTPTKTKPPASQTTSNPPGKPKPSPQIVQQTEKPITPRGHPQSPTQRSHPHPAAQPVESIEAPPQGPAVSVPLLCLPPDGDEACDEYGLPKKRAHSLNRYAVSDGEQERDELNVPDSGGKYATVQPRVGRSNSMKGQADKNVNRSQSFALRQKKKGPPPPPPKRSSSAISSSSSNLTEVPKETNSGPLLDIPYQPQRRASDLGGTVDTGSAGSVRSIAAMLEMSSIGGGAKGLALQKSAGHYLQVGSGAKQRDAIGLDGEVVNRRRTISGPVTDLVAAAKRGPELIQDRQCTEAQPSSSGSSAENLPFAEDGNLTIKQRPRQGKDEAEEGLEISYSLPHEDLSRADSTASLKRSVQTTRHQPNGTKFHLTESNTVKRRPKSKDKDAEELQDGQMPVPYENGTGTIKRRPASDVTVSEQPRPQEHPENSPRRDSADLEGHVTESTPRKSVKPPVSPKPVLAQHMKKQGPTAAITKKAPFPGPAGAPGSPGTTQCGPFTCPVFTQLFEGKKVPPPISPKPTPPPTAPKPSKNVLQSLNATPNPTPTPSPAKQTVTRMASTASAQTNHPVKATTPPALIVQTPHTPQSPHTPQTPQTPQTPQTPPTPTPTPPPVKPPRSSISGVSMDSSTGSALVAGVVTADAVHQKIEETSASLAAALQAVEQKIKEDGQKDSIAENKSTVSILDDIGSMFDDLADQLDAMLE
- the caskin1 gene encoding caskin-1 isoform X31, with the protein product MGKDQELLQAVKTEDLMTVQKLLQRPKPGKAKLLGSAKRVNVNFQDTDGFSPLHHAALNGNVEVISLLLDSQALVDIRDQKGMRPLHYAAWQGKSEPMKLLLKSGSSVNGQSDEGQIPLHLAAQHGHYDVSEMLLQHQSNPCIVDNAGKTPLDLACEFGRVGVVQLLLNSNMCAALLEPKPGDSTDPNGTSPLHLAAKNGHIDIIRLLIQAGIDINRQTKAGTALHEAALCGKTDVVRLLLDSGINAAVRNTYSQTALDIVYQFTATQASREIKQMLRDASAALQVRALKDYCNNYDLTSLNIKAGDVITVLEQHSDGRWKGCIHDNRTGNDRVGYFPSSMVEVISKRPGAAGKRGQQAGSRGSESSPHGSPTPAGGPQGGSSEEIWVLRKPVAGGDRSSVGSSGSVASARSSGSGQSAGSTSILHAQAEGVKLLATVLSQSAKAKEHLLEQTKSLDHPSHASSNKGPSSRSQSLSSCPLHEQPYGEAVSQRKGEAPPEGKDLTAIGVTKPGHRKKITSEINKISVNEWLPDQKPASLGEWLAMIGLSQYHQVLVQNGYENIDFITDITWEDLQEIGITKLGHQKKLMLAVKKLAEIKKASDGRNTLRKKPPAAQEVMAIESPPHDSGECMSPKMSTFQDSELSGELQAALTRPADVQDGTEVRTNSGPQHRARSLHENSINKSRDTEEHSGPPKKEARTMRQSSQGGQRNVSSSQPKPRQSYPQGTGPPYTPPQTPTKTKPPASQTTSNPPGKPKPSPQIVQQTEKPITPRGHPQSPTQRSHPHPAAQPVESIEAPPQGPAVSVPLLCLPPDGDEACDEYGLPKKRAHSLNRYAVSDGEQERDELNVPDSGGKYATVQPRVGRSNSMKGQADKNVNRSQSFALRQKKKGPPPPPPKRSSSAISSSSSNLTEVPKETNSGPLLDIPYQPQRRASDLGGTVDTGSAGSVRSIAAMLEMSSIGGGAKGLALQKSAGHYLQVGSGAKQRDAIGLDGEVVNRRRTISGPVTDLVAAAKRGPELIQDRQCTEAQPSSSGSSAENLPFAEDGNLTIKQRPRQGKDEAEEGLEISYSLPHEDLSRADSTASLKRSVQTTRHQPNGTKFHLTESNTVKRRPKSKDKDAEELQDGQMPVPYENGTGTIKRRPASDVTVSEQPRPQEHPENSPRRDSADLEGHVTESTPRKSVKPPVSPKPVLAQHMKKQGPTAAITKKAPFPGPAGAPGSPGTTQCGPFTCPVFTQLFEGKKVPPPISPKPTPPPTAPKPSKNVLQSLNATPNPTPTPSPAKQTVTRMASTASAQTNHPVKATTPPALIVQTPHTPQSPHTPQTPQTPQTPQTPPTPTPTPPPVKPPRSSISGVSMDSSTGSALVAGVVTADAVHQKIEETSASLAAALQAVEQKIKEDGQKDSIAENKSTVSILDDIGSMFDDLADQLDAMLE
- the caskin1 gene encoding caskin-1 isoform X36: MGKDQELLQAVKTEDLMTVQKLLQRPKPGKAKLLGSAKRVNVNFQDTDGFSPLHHAALNGNVEVISLLLDSQALVDIRDQKGMRPLHYAAWQGKSEPMKLLLKSGSSVNGQSDEGQIPLHLAAQHGHYDVSEMLLQHQSNPCIVDNAGKTPLDLACEFGRVGVVQLLLNSNMCAALLEPKPGDSTDPNGTSPLHLAAKNGHIDIIRLLIQAGIDINRQTKAGTALHEAALCGKTDVVRLLLDSGINAAVRNTYSQTALDIVYQFTATQASREIKQMLRGKMRDASAALQVRALKDYCNNYDLTSLNIKAGDVITVLEQHSDGRWKGCIHDNRTGNDRVGYFPSSMVEVISKRPGAAGSRGSESSPHGSPTPAGGPQGGSSEEIWVLRKPVAGGDRSSVGSSGSVASARSSGSGQSAGSTSILHAQAEGVKLLATVLSQSAKAKEHLLEQTKSLDHPSHASSNKGPSSRSQSLSSCPLHEQPYGEAVSQRKGEAPPEGKDLTAIGVTKPGHRKKITSEINKISVNEWLPDQKPASLGEWLAMIGLSQYHQVLVQNGYENIDFITDITWEDLQEIGITKLGHQKKLMLAVKKLAEIKKASDGRNTLRKKPPAAQEVMAIESPPHDSGECMSPKMSTFQDSELSGELQAALTRPADVQDGTEVRTNSGPQHRARSLHENSINKSRDTEEHSGPPKKEARTMRQSSQGGQRNVSSSQPKPRQSYPQGTGPPYTPPQTPTKTKPPASQTTSNPPGKPKPSPQIVQQTEKPITPRGHPQSPTQRSHPHPAAQPVESIEAPPQGPAVSVPLLCLPPDGDEACDEYGLPKKRAHSLNRYAVSDGEQERDELNVPDSGGKYATVQPRVGRSNSMKGQADKNVNRSQSFALRQKKKGPPPPPPKRSSSAISSSSSNLTEVPKETNSGPLLDIPYQPQRRASDLGGTVDTGSAGSVRSIAAMLEMSSIGGGAKGLALQKSAGHYLQVGSGAKQRDAIGLDGEVVNRRRTISGPVTDLVAAAKRGPELIQDRQCTEAQPSSSGSSAENLPFAEDGNLTIKQRPRQGKDEAEEGLEISYSLPHEDLSRADSTASLKRSVQTTRHQPNGTKFHLTESNTVKRRPKSKDKDAEELQDGQMPVPYENGTGTIKRRPASDVTVSEQPRPQEHPENSPRRDSADLEGHVTESTPRKSVKPPVSPKPVLAQHMKKQGPTAAITKKAPFPGPAGAPGSPVEGKKVPPPISPKPTPPPTAPKPSKNVLQSLNATPNPTPTPSPAKQTVTRMASTASAQTNHPVKATTPPALIVQTPHTPQSPHTPQTPQTPQTPQTPPTPTPTPPPVKPPRSSISGVSMDSSTGSALVAGVVTADAVHQKIEETSASLAAALQAVEQKIKEDGQKDSIAENKSTVSILDDIGSMFDDLADQLDAMLE
- the caskin1 gene encoding caskin-1 isoform X19; translated protein: MGKDQELLQAVKTEDLMTVQKLLQRPKPGKAKLLGSAKRVNVNFQDTDGFSPLHHAALNGNVEVISLLLDSQALVDIRDQKGMRPLHYAAWQGKSEPMKLLLKSGSSVNGQSDEGQIPLHLAAQHGHYDVSEMLLQHQSNPCIVDNAGKTPLDLACEFGRVGVVQLLLNSNMCAALLEPKPGDSTDPNGTSPLHLAAKNGHIDIIRLLIQAGIDINRQTKAGTALHEAALCGKTDVVRLLLDSGINAAVRNTYSQTALDIVYQFTATQASREIKQMLRGKMRDASAALQVRALKDYCNNYDLTSLNIKAGDVITVLEQHSDGRWKGCIHDNRTGNDRVGYFPSSMVEVISKRPGAAGKRGQQAGSWSTVTCTQQYQKIQLCAPVCGPVSPAVAMVNGDSYHEIHILPPPPPPPPHSHLPLFTSFGYNRSPNTPEEPHSGQGSRGSESSPHGSPTPAGGPQGGSSEEIWVLRKPVAGGDRSSVGSSGSVASARSSGSGQSAGSTSILHAQAEGVKLLATVLSQSAKAKEHLLEQTKSLDHPSHASSNKGPSSRSQSLSSCPLHEQPYGEAVSQRKGEAPPEGKDLTAIGVTKPGHRKKITSEINKISVNEWLPDQKPASLGEWLAMIGLSQYHQVLVQNGYENIDFITDITWEDLQEIGITKLGHQKKLMLAVKKLAEIKKASDGRNTLRKKPPAAQEVMAIESPPHDSGECMSPKMSTFQDSELSGELQAALTRPADVQDGTEVRTNSGPQHRARSLHENSINKSRDTEEHSGPPKKEARTMRQSSQGGQRNVSSSQPKPRQSYPQGTGPPYTPPQTPTKTKPPASQTTSNPPGKPKPSPQIVQQTEKPITPRGHPQSPTQRSHPHPAAQPVESIEAPPQGPAVSVPLLCLPPDGDEACDEYGLPKKRAHSLNRYAVSDGEQERDELNVPDSGGKYATVQPRVGRSNSMKGQADKNVNRSQSFALRQKKKGPPPPPPKRSSSAISSSSSNLTEVPKETNSGPLLDIPYQPQRRASDLGGTVDTGSAGSVRSIAAMLEMSSIGGGAKGLALQKSAGHYLQVGSGAKQRDAIGLDGEVVNRRRTISGPVTDLVAAAKRGPELIQDRQCTEAQPSSSGSSAENLPFAEDGNLTIKQRPRQGKDEAEEGLEISYSLPHEDLSRADSTASLKRSVQTTRHQPNGTKFHLTESNTVKRRPKSKDKDAEELQDGQMPVPYENGTGTIKRRPASDVTVSEQPRPQEHPENSPRRDSADLEGHVTESTPRKSVKPPVSPKPVLAQHMKKQGPTAAITKKAPFPGPAGAPGSPVEGKKVPPPISPKPTPPPTAPKPSKNVLQSLNATPNPTPTPSPAKQTVTRMASTASAQTNHPVKATTPPALIVQTPHTPQSPHTPQTPQTPQTPQTPPTPTPTPPPVKPPRSSISGVSMDSSTGSALVAGVVTADAVHQKIEETSASLAAALQAVEQKIKEDGQKDSIAENKSTVSILDDIGSMFDDLADQLDAMLE
- the caskin1 gene encoding caskin-1 isoform X35, whose amino-acid sequence is MGKDQELLQAVKTEDLMTVQKLLQRPKPGKAKLLGSAKRVNVNFQDTDGFSPLHHAALNGNVEVISLLLDSQALVDIRDQKGMRPLHYAAWQGKSEPMKLLLKSGSSVNGQSDEGQIPLHLAAQHGHYDVSEMLLQHQSNPCIVDNAGKTPLDLACEFGRVGVVQLLLNSNMCAALLEPKPGDSTDPNGTSPLHLAAKNGHIDIIRLLIQAGIDINRQTKAGTALHEAALCGKTDVVRLLLDSGINAAVRNTYSQTALDIVYQFTATQASREIKQMLRDASAALQVRALKDYCNNYDLTSLNIKAGDVITVLEQHSDGRWKGCIHDNRTGNDRVGYFPSSMVEVISKRPGAAGSRGSESSPHGSPTPAGGPQGGSSEEIWVLRKPVAGGDRSSVGSSGSVASARSSGSGQSAGSTSILHAQAEGVKLLATVLSQSAKAKEHLLEQTKSLDHPSHASSNKGPSSRSQSLSSCPLHEQPYGEAVSQRKGEAPPEGKDLTAIGVTKPGHRKKITSEINKISVNEWLPDQKPASLGEWLAMIGLSQYHQVLVQNGYENIDFITDITWEDLQEIGITKLGHQKKLMLAVKKLAEIKKASDGRNTLRKKPPAAQEVMAIESPPHDSGECMSPKMSTFQDSELSGELQAALTRPADVQDGTEVRTNSGPQHRARSLHENSINKSRDTEEHSGPPKKEARTMRQSSQGGQRNVSSSQPKPRQSYPQGTGPPYTPPQTPTKTKPPASQTTSNPPGKPKPSPQIVQQTEKPITPRGHPQSPTQRSHPHPAAQPVESIEAPPQGPAVSVPLLCLPPDGDEACDEYGLPKKRAHSLNRYAVSDGEQERDELNVPDSGGKYATVQPRVGRSNSMKGQADKNVNRSQSFALRQKKKGPPPPPPKRSSSAISSSSSNLTEVPKETNSGPLLDIPYQPQRRASDLGGTVDTGSAGSVRSIAAMLEMSSIGGGAKGLALQKSAGHYLQVGSGAKQRDAIGLDGEVVNRRRTISGPVTDLVAAAKRGPELIQDRQCTEAQPSSSGSSAENLPFAEDGNLTIKQRPRQGKDEAEEGLEISYSLPHEDLSRADSTASLKRSVQTTRHQPNGTKFHLTESNTVKRRPKSKDKDAEELQDGQMPVPYENGTGTIKRRPASDVTVSEQPRPQEHPENSPRRDSADLEGHVTESTPRKSVKPPVSPKPVLAQHMKKQGPTAAITKKAPFPGPAGAPGSPGTTQCGPFTCPVFTQLFEGKKVPPPISPKPTPPPTAPKPSKNVLQSLNATPNPTPTPSPAKQTVTRMASTASAQTNHPVKATTPPALIVQTPHTPQSPHTPQTPQTPQTPQTPPTPTPTPPPVKPPRSSISGVSMDSSTGSALVAGVVTADAVHQKIEETSASLAAALQAVEQKIKEDGQKDSIAENKSTVSILDDIGSMFDDLADQLDAMLE
- the caskin1 gene encoding caskin-1 isoform X28, with product MGKDQELLQAVKTEDLMTVQKLLQRPKPGKAKLLGSAKRVNVNFQDTDGFSPLHHAALNGNVEVISLLLDSQALVDIRDQKGMRPLHYAAWQGKSEPMKLLLKSGSSVNGQSDEGQIPLHLAAQHGHYDVSEMLLQHQSNPCIVDNAGKTPLDLACEFGRVGVVQLLLNSNMCAALLEPKPGDSTDPNGTSPLHLAAKNGHIDIIRLLIQAGIDINRQTKAGTALHEAALCGKTDVVRLLLDSGINAAVRNTYSQTALDIVYQFTATQASREIKQMLRGKMRDASAALQVRALKDYCNNYDLTSLNIKAGDVITVLEQHSDGRWKGCIHDNRTGNDRVGYFPSSMVEVISKRPGAAGSWSTVTCTQQYQKIQLCAPVCGPVSPAVAMVNGDSYHEIHILPPPPPPPPHSHLPLFTSFGYNRSPNTPEEPHSGQGGDRSSVGSSGSVASARSSGSGQSAGSTSILHAQAEGVKLLATVLSQSAKAKEHLLEQTKSLDHPSHASSNKGPSSRSQSLSSCPLHEQPYGEAVSQRKGEAPPEGKDLTAIGVTKPGHRKKITSEINKISVNEWLPDQKPASLGEWLAMIGLSQYHQVLVQNGYENIDFITDITWEDLQEIGITKLGHQKKLMLAVKKLAEIKKASDGRNTLRKKPPAAQEVMAIESPPHDSGECMSPKMSTFQDSELSGELQAALTRPADVQDGTEVRTNSGPQHRARSLHENSINKSRDTEEHSGPPKKEARTMRQSSQGGQRNVSSSQPKPRQSYPQGTGPPYTPPQTPTKTKPPASQTTSNPPGKPKPSPQIVQQTEKPITPRGHPQSPTQRSHPHPAAQPVESIEAPPQGPAVSVPLLCLPPDGDEACDEYGLPKKRAHSLNRYAVSDGEQERDELNVPDSGGKYATVQPRVGRSNSMKGQADKNVNRSQSFALRQKKKGPPPPPPKRSSSAISSSSSNLTEVPKETNSGPLLDIPYQPQRRASDLGGTVDTGSAGSVRSIAAMLEMSSIGGGAKGLALQKSAGHYLQVGSGAKQRDAIGLDGEVVNRRRTISGPVTDLVAAAKRGPELIQDRQCTEAQPSSSGSSAENLPFAEDGNLTIKQRPRQGKDEAEEGLEISYSLPHEDLSRADSTASLKRSVQTTRHQPNGTKFHLTESNTVKRRPKSKDKDAEELQDGQMPVPYENGTGTIKRRPASDVTVSEQPRPQEHPENSPRRDSADLEGHVTESTPRKSVKPPVSPKPVLAQHMKKQGPTAAITKKAPFPGPAGAPGSPVEGKKVPPPISPKPTPPPTAPKPSKNVLQSLNATPNPTPTPSPAKQTVTRMASTASAQTNHPVKATTPPALIVQTPHTPQSPHTPQTPQTPQTPQTPPTPTPTPPPVKPPRSSISGVSMDSSTGSALVAGVVTADAVHQKIEETSASLAAALQAVEQKIKEDGQKDSIAENKSTVSILDDIGSMFDDLADQLDAMLE
- the caskin1 gene encoding caskin-1 isoform X27, with protein sequence MGKDQELLQAVKTEDLMTVQKLLQRPKPGKAKLLGSAKRVNVNFQDTDGFSPLHHAALNGNVEVISLLLDSQALVDIRDQKGMRPLHYAAWQGKSEPMKLLLKSGSSVNGQSDEGQIPLHLAAQHGHYDVSEMLLQHQSNPCIVDNAGKTPLDLACEFGRVGVVQLLLNSNMCAALLEPKPGDSTDPNGTSPLHLAAKNGHIDIIRLLIQAGIDINRQTKAGTALHEAALCGKTDVVRLLLDSGINAAVRNTYSQTALDIVYQFTATQASREIKQMLRDASAALQVRALKDYCNNYDLTSLNIKAGDVITVLEQHSDGRWKGCIHDNRTGNDRVGYFPSSMVEVISKRPGAAGSRGSESSPHGSPTPAGGPQGGSSEEIWVLRKPVAGGDRSSVGSSGSVASARSSGSGQSAGSTSILHAQAEGVKLLATVLSQSAKAKEHLLEQTKSLDHPSHASSNKGPSSRSQSLSSCPLHEQPYGEAVSQRKGEAPPEGKSSEAVIEWLSEFQLQVYAPNFINAGYDIPTISRMTPEDLTAIGVTKPGHRKKITSEINKISVNEWLPDQKPASLGEWLAMIGLSQYHQVLVQNGYENIDFITDITWEDLQEIGITKLGHQKKLMLAVKKLAEIKKASDGRNTLRKKPPAAQEVMAIESPPHDSGECMSPKMSTFQDSELSGELQAALTRPADVQDGTEVRTNSGPQHRARSLHENSINKSRDTEEHSGPPKKEARTMRQSSQGGQRNVSSSQPKPRQSYPQGTGPPYTPPQTPTKTKPPASQTTSNPPGKPKPSPQIVQQTEKPITPRGHPQSPTQRSHPHPAAQPVESIEAPPQGPAVSVPLLCLPPDGDEACDEYGLPKKRAHSLNRYAVSDGEQERDELNVPDSGGKYATVQPRVGRSNSMKGQADKNVNRSQSFALRQKKKGPPPPPPKRSSSAISSSSSNLTEVPKETNSGPLLDIPYQPQRRASDLGGTVDTGSAGSVRSIAAMLEMSSIGGGAKGLALQKSAGHYLQVGSGAKQRDAIGLDGEVVNRRRTISGPVTDLVAAAKRGPELIQDRQCTEAQPSSSGSSAENLPFAEDGNLTIKQRPRQGKDEAEEGLEISYSLPHEDLSRADSTASLKRSVQTTRHQPNGTKFHLTESNTVKRRPKSKDKDAEELQDGQMPVPYENGTGTIKRRPASDVTVSEQPRPQEHPENSPRRDSADLEGHVTESTPRKSVKPPVSPKPVLAQHMKKQGPTAAITKKAPFPGPAGAPGSPGTTQCGPFTCPVFTQLFEGKKVPPPISPKPTPPPTAPKPSKNVLQSLNATPNPTPTPSPAKQTVTRMASTASAQTNHPVKATTPPALIVQTPHTPQSPHTPQTPQTPQTPQTPPTPTPTPPPVKPPRSSISGVSMDSSTGSALVAGVVTADAVHQKIEETSASLAAALQAVEQKIKEDGQKDSIAENKSTVSILDDIGSMFDDLADQLDAMLE